Proteins found in one Homalodisca vitripennis isolate AUS2020 chromosome 4, UT_GWSS_2.1, whole genome shotgun sequence genomic segment:
- the LOC124361411 gene encoding uncharacterized protein LOC124361411: protein MSCDCQFSVGWRTLSKNVMDGLGQVCCGYVFPLGVYCTTIGVLGVVLTTLDIYRVLADGAVLSDRVWTMRRPDAGGDQPISEQKERDVKLMTAVVEWTAYSCLIIGGFNCNPYFLMPWLLLRSLILMSFLVLFCMGLLQQQPMTVSTMGLLSGLLEIHNYLYVCCLFRQLLSGRRC from the coding sequence ATGTCTTGCGATTGTCAGTTCAGTGTCGGTTGGAGAACTCTGAGCAAGAACGTTATGGACGGGTTGGGGCAGGTATGTTGTGGGTACGTGTTCCCGCTGGGTGTCTACTGCACCACTATCGGGGTGCTAGGGGTTGTGCTGACCACCCTGGACATTTACCGGGTGTTGGCGGACGGTGCGGTGCTGTCTGACCGCGTGTGGACCATGCGTCGACCGGATGCGGGTGGAGATCAGCCAATCAGCGAGCAGAAGGAGAGGGACGTGAAGCTGATGACCGCGGTAGTGGAGTGGACGGCCTACAGCTGTCTGATCATCGGTGGATTTAACTGCAACCCGTACTTCCTCATGCCGTGGCTACTTCTGCGATCTCTCATCCTGATGTCCTTCCTCGTCCTCTTCTGCATGGGCCTCCTCCAGCAACAGCCCATGACGGTCTCCACCATGGGTCTTCTCAGCGGGCTCCTGGAGATACATAACTACCTCTACGTCTGCTGCCTCTTCAGGCAACTGCTCTCTGGCCGCCGCTGCTGA